A single region of the Lycium barbarum isolate Lr01 chromosome 2, ASM1917538v2, whole genome shotgun sequence genome encodes:
- the LOC132628134 gene encoding uncharacterized protein LOC132628134, giving the protein MEAAAPISKNYGRNLKKSINRTFSSTPCENLAPINYQNGILQTPPILYHSFPPFLAHKKQPPLLPLPISKTSVHQHYNHINTLSQNKAFSLPPINRRVNNNVKPTRKSKSSTSSPKKDQESPKSSKVVMVSSTNPLGPDPKDLPKDVSMVLSMSSTGEKEQSGHSLSSQYARSPKKDDAKRNQLSLLHMTGEKEQPIGALNSQYARRPKKDDANKNQLSLLHMTSKKERSISALNSRNARNPEKDVVNRKQLSQLHTNIVKESIETFVAFTTISPPPSSLPLPTFSLRPKLSCNAEASAGVDAGATDNLRRLLRLG; this is encoded by the coding sequence ATGGAAGCAGCTGCACCAATTAGCAAAAACTATggtagaaacttgaagaaaagcaTTAATAGGACATTTTCATCAACCCCTTGTGAAAATCTTGCACCAATTAATTATCAAAATGGCATTTTACAAACTCCTCCTATTTTATATCACTCATTTCCTCCATTTTTAGCTCATAAAAAGCAACCACCTCTTCTTCCTCTCCCAATCTCCAAAACTAGTGTTCATCAACATTACAATCATATCAATACTCTGTCCCAAAACAAGGCATTTTCTCTCCCTCCCATCAATAGAAGAGTCAACAATAATGTTAAGccaacaagaaaatcaaaatcaTCCACGTCAAGTCCTAAGAAAGATCAAGAAAGCCCAAAATCATCAAAAGTAGTTATGGTTTCATCTACTAACCCCCTGGGCCCAGATCCAAAGGATCTGCCCAAAGATGTTTCTATGGTTTTGTCCATGTCATCAACAGGTGAAAAAGAACAATCCGGCCATTCACTAAGCTCTCAATATGCGCGGAGTCCAAAAAAAGATGATGCTAAAAGGAACCAATTGAGCCTATTGCACATGACAGGTGAAAAGGAACAACCAATCGGTGCACTAAACTCTCAGTATGCACGGAGACCGAAAAAAGATGATGCTAACAAGAACCAATTGAGCCTATTGCACATGACATCTAAAAAAGAAAGATCCATCAGTGCACTAAATTCTCGCAATGCGCGGAACCCTGAAAAAGATGTTGTTAACAGGAAACAATTGAGCCAATTGCACACAAATATTGTCAAGGAAAGTATTGAGACCTTTGTGGCGTTTACTACTATTTCTCCTCCACCAAGCAGCTTGCCTTTGCCCACTTTTTCATTGAGGCCAAAGCTTAGTTGCAACGCCGAGGCGTCTGCCGGAGTTGATGCTGGAGCTACTGACAATCTCCGGCGACTACTTAGACTTGGATGA